The following proteins are encoded in a genomic region of Nerophis lumbriciformis linkage group LG23, RoL_Nlum_v2.1, whole genome shotgun sequence:
- the LOC133622641 gene encoding CXXC-type zinc finger protein 1-like isoform X2 — translation MADEALHRFPDVDDEEEEEEEGEVTKETPKRPVYCICRKSDINCFMIGCDGCAEWFHGNCVGVSEKAAKAIRVWFCPSCREIDPSLEVKYRQKKTKEAEEDGEEWEEDGSSTPQAKMDRRRGSQQQIKRSARMCGECNACLRTRDCATCDFCKDMKKFGGPNKIRQKCRLRQCEVRARHMRLCKKLNVGAVEQKMLRVKEVEEARASGVKGRGLHRKSHMTEEEEEEEEEEEAFSESELELYKQYKAAGFRDMVWHSEEEEEEEPDALRKKAVKVKHVKRREKKPEKKSVSAPKVEVRRHKAKQRHKERVRHSERGGEGGAKEPGGTLRQCLGPGCVQAARNNSKYCTDDCGMKLAANRIYEIVPQRIQQWQQSPCVAEEMGRRQLERIRKEQQAARLRLTLMEKRFHELEGIIANSKVHQVLHDEEVNEGEGDDTDFQIFCVSCSHPVNPKVALRHMERCYAKYESQTSFGSMYPTRIEGATRLFCDVYNPHSKTYCKRLQVLCPEHSRDPKVAADEVCGCPLVKDVFQPTGEFCRISKRKCNKHYCWEKLRRAEVDLERVRVWYKLDELFEQERSLRAAMTNRAGLLALMLHQTIQHDPITTDLRSGKDR, via the exons ATG GCTGACGAGGCTTTGCATCGTTTCCCTGATGTCgatgacgaggaggaggaggaggaagagggggAGGTTACCAAGGAAACGCCAAAGCGTCCTGTCTACTGCATATGCAGGAAGTCTGACATCAATTGTTTTATGAT AGGCTGCGATGGCTGCGCAGAGTGGTTCCATGGCAACTGCGTGGGCGTGTCAGAGAAGGCGGCCAAAGCCATCAGAGTTTGGTTCTGTCCGTCCTGCCGAG AGATTGACCCCTCTCTGGAGGTGAAGTATCGCCAGAAGAAGACAAAGGAGGCAGAGGAAGACGGGGAGGAATGGGAGGAGGACGGCAGCTCCACCCCCCAGGCCAAGATGGACAGGAGGCGGGGCTCGCAGCAG CAAATCAAGCGCTCGGCTCGCATGTGTGGCGAGTGCAACGCCTGCTTGAGGACGCGCGACTGTGCCACCTGTGACTTCTGCAAAGACATGAAGAAGTTCGGAGGCCCTAACAAAATACGACAAAAGTGTCGCCTCAGGCAGTGTGAGGTGCGCGCACGG CACATGAGGTTGTGTAAGAAGTTGAACGTTGGCGCTGTGGAGCAGAAGATGCTTCGTGTGAAAGAAGTGGAGGAGGCGAGAGCGAGCGGCGTGAAGGGGCGGGGCCTCCACAGAAAAAGTCACATGaccgaggaggaggaagaggaggaggaggaagaggaagccTTCAGTGAAAGTGAGCTGGAGCTCTACAAGCAGTACAAAGCTGCTGGATTCAGAGACATG GTGTGGCACagcgaggaggaggaagaggaggaaccggACGCCTTGAGGAAAAAGGCGGTGAAGGTGAAGCACGTGAAGAGACGCGAGAAGAAGCCTGAGAAGAAG TCTGTGTCCGCTCCCAAGGTGGAGGTGCGGCGTCACAAGGCCAAGCAGCGGCACAAGGAGCGCGTGCGGCACAGCGAAAGAGGCGGAGAGGGCGGAGCCAAGGAGCCCGGCGGGACCCTGCGCCAGTGCCTCGGTCCGGGCTGCGTCCAGGCGGCCCGGAACAACTCCAAGTACTGCACCGACGACTGCGGCATGAAGCTCGCCGCCAA TCGCATCTACGAGATCGTGCCTCAGAGGATCCAGCAGTGGCAGCAGAGTCCCTGTGTGGCGGAGGAAATGGGGCGGAGACAGCTGGAGCGAATCAGGAAGGAGCAGCAGGCGGCCAGGCTCCGCCTCACGCTGATGGAGAAGCGCTTCCACGAGCTGGAAGGCATCATCGCCAACTCCAAGGTGCACCAGGTGCTGCATGACGAAGAG GTGAACGAAGGCGAGGGCGACGACACCGACTTTCAAATCTTTTGCGTGTCCTGCAGTCACCCTGTCAATCCCAAGGTGGCGCTGAGACACATGGAGAGGTGCTACGCCAAG TACGAGAGCCAGACCTCCTTTGGATCCATGTACCCCACACGCATCGAAGG AGCCACCCGTTTGTTCTGCGACGTCTACAACCCTCACAGCAAAACCTACTGCAAGCGCCTGCAGGTCTTATGTCCGGAACATTCCAGAGATCCAAAG GTGGCAGCAGACGAGGTGTGCGGCTGTCCTCTTGTCAAAGATGTCTTCCAGCCCACAGGAGAGTTCTGTCGCATCTCCAAGAGGAAGTGTAACAAACATTACTGCTGGGAAAAACTACGCCGCGCTGAGGTCGACCTGGAGAGAGTCCGAGTG tgGTACAAACTGGACGAACTGTTCGAGCAGGAGAGGAGCCTGCGCGCCGCCATGACCAACCGAGCAGGTCTACTGGCTCTCATGCTGCATCAGACCATCCAGCACGACCCCATCACCACTGACCTGCGCTCAGGCAAAGACCGCTAG
- the LOC133622641 gene encoding CXXC-type zinc finger protein 1-like isoform X1: protein MADEALHRFPDVDDEEEEEEEGEVTKETPKRPVYCICRKSDINCFMIGCDGCAEWFHGNCVGVSEKAAKAIRVWFCPSCREIDPSLEVKYRQKKTKEAEEDGEEWEEDGSSTPQAKMDRRRGSQQQIKRSARMCGECNACLRTRDCATCDFCKDMKKFGGPNKIRQKCRLRQCEVRARHMRLCKKLNVGAVEQKMLRVKEVEEARASGVKGRGLHRKSHMTEEEEEEEEEEEAFSESELELYKQYKAAGFRDMVWHSEEEEEEEPDALRKKAVKVKHVKRREKKPEKKKSVSAPKVEVRRHKAKQRHKERVRHSERGGEGGAKEPGGTLRQCLGPGCVQAARNNSKYCTDDCGMKLAANRIYEIVPQRIQQWQQSPCVAEEMGRRQLERIRKEQQAARLRLTLMEKRFHELEGIIANSKVHQVLHDEEVNEGEGDDTDFQIFCVSCSHPVNPKVALRHMERCYAKYESQTSFGSMYPTRIEGATRLFCDVYNPHSKTYCKRLQVLCPEHSRDPKVAADEVCGCPLVKDVFQPTGEFCRISKRKCNKHYCWEKLRRAEVDLERVRVWYKLDELFEQERSLRAAMTNRAGLLALMLHQTIQHDPITTDLRSGKDR, encoded by the exons ATG GCTGACGAGGCTTTGCATCGTTTCCCTGATGTCgatgacgaggaggaggaggaggaagagggggAGGTTACCAAGGAAACGCCAAAGCGTCCTGTCTACTGCATATGCAGGAAGTCTGACATCAATTGTTTTATGAT AGGCTGCGATGGCTGCGCAGAGTGGTTCCATGGCAACTGCGTGGGCGTGTCAGAGAAGGCGGCCAAAGCCATCAGAGTTTGGTTCTGTCCGTCCTGCCGAG AGATTGACCCCTCTCTGGAGGTGAAGTATCGCCAGAAGAAGACAAAGGAGGCAGAGGAAGACGGGGAGGAATGGGAGGAGGACGGCAGCTCCACCCCCCAGGCCAAGATGGACAGGAGGCGGGGCTCGCAGCAG CAAATCAAGCGCTCGGCTCGCATGTGTGGCGAGTGCAACGCCTGCTTGAGGACGCGCGACTGTGCCACCTGTGACTTCTGCAAAGACATGAAGAAGTTCGGAGGCCCTAACAAAATACGACAAAAGTGTCGCCTCAGGCAGTGTGAGGTGCGCGCACGG CACATGAGGTTGTGTAAGAAGTTGAACGTTGGCGCTGTGGAGCAGAAGATGCTTCGTGTGAAAGAAGTGGAGGAGGCGAGAGCGAGCGGCGTGAAGGGGCGGGGCCTCCACAGAAAAAGTCACATGaccgaggaggaggaagaggaggaggaggaagaggaagccTTCAGTGAAAGTGAGCTGGAGCTCTACAAGCAGTACAAAGCTGCTGGATTCAGAGACATG GTGTGGCACagcgaggaggaggaagaggaggaaccggACGCCTTGAGGAAAAAGGCGGTGAAGGTGAAGCACGTGAAGAGACGCGAGAAGAAGCCTGAGAAGAAG AAGTCTGTGTCCGCTCCCAAGGTGGAGGTGCGGCGTCACAAGGCCAAGCAGCGGCACAAGGAGCGCGTGCGGCACAGCGAAAGAGGCGGAGAGGGCGGAGCCAAGGAGCCCGGCGGGACCCTGCGCCAGTGCCTCGGTCCGGGCTGCGTCCAGGCGGCCCGGAACAACTCCAAGTACTGCACCGACGACTGCGGCATGAAGCTCGCCGCCAA TCGCATCTACGAGATCGTGCCTCAGAGGATCCAGCAGTGGCAGCAGAGTCCCTGTGTGGCGGAGGAAATGGGGCGGAGACAGCTGGAGCGAATCAGGAAGGAGCAGCAGGCGGCCAGGCTCCGCCTCACGCTGATGGAGAAGCGCTTCCACGAGCTGGAAGGCATCATCGCCAACTCCAAGGTGCACCAGGTGCTGCATGACGAAGAG GTGAACGAAGGCGAGGGCGACGACACCGACTTTCAAATCTTTTGCGTGTCCTGCAGTCACCCTGTCAATCCCAAGGTGGCGCTGAGACACATGGAGAGGTGCTACGCCAAG TACGAGAGCCAGACCTCCTTTGGATCCATGTACCCCACACGCATCGAAGG AGCCACCCGTTTGTTCTGCGACGTCTACAACCCTCACAGCAAAACCTACTGCAAGCGCCTGCAGGTCTTATGTCCGGAACATTCCAGAGATCCAAAG GTGGCAGCAGACGAGGTGTGCGGCTGTCCTCTTGTCAAAGATGTCTTCCAGCCCACAGGAGAGTTCTGTCGCATCTCCAAGAGGAAGTGTAACAAACATTACTGCTGGGAAAAACTACGCCGCGCTGAGGTCGACCTGGAGAGAGTCCGAGTG tgGTACAAACTGGACGAACTGTTCGAGCAGGAGAGGAGCCTGCGCGCCGCCATGACCAACCGAGCAGGTCTACTGGCTCTCATGCTGCATCAGACCATCCAGCACGACCCCATCACCACTGACCTGCGCTCAGGCAAAGACCGCTAG
- the LOC133622641 gene encoding CXXC-type zinc finger protein 1-like isoform X3 produces the protein MDRRRGSQQQIKRSARMCGECNACLRTRDCATCDFCKDMKKFGGPNKIRQKCRLRQCEVRARHMRLCKKLNVGAVEQKMLRVKEVEEARASGVKGRGLHRKSHMTEEEEEEEEEEEAFSESELELYKQYKAAGFRDMVWHSEEEEEEEPDALRKKAVKVKHVKRREKKPEKKKSVSAPKVEVRRHKAKQRHKERVRHSERGGEGGAKEPGGTLRQCLGPGCVQAARNNSKYCTDDCGMKLAANRIYEIVPQRIQQWQQSPCVAEEMGRRQLERIRKEQQAARLRLTLMEKRFHELEGIIANSKVHQVLHDEEVNEGEGDDTDFQIFCVSCSHPVNPKVALRHMERCYAKYESQTSFGSMYPTRIEGATRLFCDVYNPHSKTYCKRLQVLCPEHSRDPKVAADEVCGCPLVKDVFQPTGEFCRISKRKCNKHYCWEKLRRAEVDLERVRVWYKLDELFEQERSLRAAMTNRAGLLALMLHQTIQHDPITTDLRSGKDR, from the exons ATGGACAGGAGGCGGGGCTCGCAGCAG CAAATCAAGCGCTCGGCTCGCATGTGTGGCGAGTGCAACGCCTGCTTGAGGACGCGCGACTGTGCCACCTGTGACTTCTGCAAAGACATGAAGAAGTTCGGAGGCCCTAACAAAATACGACAAAAGTGTCGCCTCAGGCAGTGTGAGGTGCGCGCACGG CACATGAGGTTGTGTAAGAAGTTGAACGTTGGCGCTGTGGAGCAGAAGATGCTTCGTGTGAAAGAAGTGGAGGAGGCGAGAGCGAGCGGCGTGAAGGGGCGGGGCCTCCACAGAAAAAGTCACATGaccgaggaggaggaagaggaggaggaggaagaggaagccTTCAGTGAAAGTGAGCTGGAGCTCTACAAGCAGTACAAAGCTGCTGGATTCAGAGACATG GTGTGGCACagcgaggaggaggaagaggaggaaccggACGCCTTGAGGAAAAAGGCGGTGAAGGTGAAGCACGTGAAGAGACGCGAGAAGAAGCCTGAGAAGAAG AAGTCTGTGTCCGCTCCCAAGGTGGAGGTGCGGCGTCACAAGGCCAAGCAGCGGCACAAGGAGCGCGTGCGGCACAGCGAAAGAGGCGGAGAGGGCGGAGCCAAGGAGCCCGGCGGGACCCTGCGCCAGTGCCTCGGTCCGGGCTGCGTCCAGGCGGCCCGGAACAACTCCAAGTACTGCACCGACGACTGCGGCATGAAGCTCGCCGCCAA TCGCATCTACGAGATCGTGCCTCAGAGGATCCAGCAGTGGCAGCAGAGTCCCTGTGTGGCGGAGGAAATGGGGCGGAGACAGCTGGAGCGAATCAGGAAGGAGCAGCAGGCGGCCAGGCTCCGCCTCACGCTGATGGAGAAGCGCTTCCACGAGCTGGAAGGCATCATCGCCAACTCCAAGGTGCACCAGGTGCTGCATGACGAAGAG GTGAACGAAGGCGAGGGCGACGACACCGACTTTCAAATCTTTTGCGTGTCCTGCAGTCACCCTGTCAATCCCAAGGTGGCGCTGAGACACATGGAGAGGTGCTACGCCAAG TACGAGAGCCAGACCTCCTTTGGATCCATGTACCCCACACGCATCGAAGG AGCCACCCGTTTGTTCTGCGACGTCTACAACCCTCACAGCAAAACCTACTGCAAGCGCCTGCAGGTCTTATGTCCGGAACATTCCAGAGATCCAAAG GTGGCAGCAGACGAGGTGTGCGGCTGTCCTCTTGTCAAAGATGTCTTCCAGCCCACAGGAGAGTTCTGTCGCATCTCCAAGAGGAAGTGTAACAAACATTACTGCTGGGAAAAACTACGCCGCGCTGAGGTCGACCTGGAGAGAGTCCGAGTG tgGTACAAACTGGACGAACTGTTCGAGCAGGAGAGGAGCCTGCGCGCCGCCATGACCAACCGAGCAGGTCTACTGGCTCTCATGCTGCATCAGACCATCCAGCACGACCCCATCACCACTGACCTGCGCTCAGGCAAAGACCGCTAG